A single Lolium perenne isolate Kyuss_39 chromosome 6, Kyuss_2.0, whole genome shotgun sequence DNA region contains:
- the LOC127308586 gene encoding uncharacterized protein has translation MIRTFQNLLQPPHRPHRASTSLCRFCSRASAPPSPAGAGDIFHWNSAITAHLRAGRVAAARRLFDEMPERNVFTWNCMISGLVGNRMLADARRAFDAMPARNSVSWAALLTGYARHGRVAEARELFDRMPDRNVVSWNAMMSGYVRNGMVERARELFDAMPSRNDVSWLTMVSGYIRRRRVREARELFDCAPSPSTSVCNALLSGYVALGCMKDAEELFGRMRRRDPVSWNVMITGHARAGRMQVAQSLFDEMPQKDTISWTAIMRGYLQNGDVDASWKVFQEMPDRDAVAWNTMIGGFVQSERVDDALRLFAEMPDRDLVSWNTILQGYVQNGDMDGANTWFRRMPEKDETSWNTLISGYKDEGALALLSEMIRGGLRPDQATLSVVISICASLVALGCGKMVHLRAVKTGFEHDALVMSSLISMYSKCGLIAEASQVFDAMVQRDTVTWNAMIATYAYHGMAAEALKLFHRMTEDGFRPDHATFLSVLSACAHKGYLYEGCRYFKSMQEDWNLIPRSDHYSCMVDLLGRSGFTQQAYAFTRTIPSDLQVNAWETLFSACNAHGDVQLGEVIANNVLQAQPSDGGMYTLLSNLYAAKEMWSSAATIRGFMKEQGLKKETGCSWVELKGEVASFSANDKTHPLIDQICQEVDNLSVMIEEAT, from the coding sequence ATGATAAGAACCTTCCAGAACCTTCTGCAACCACCCCACCGACCCCACCGCGCTTCTACTTCTCTCTGCCGATTCTGCAGCCGCGCTTCGGCCCCGCCGTcgcccgccggcgccggcgacatcTTCCACTGGAACTCCGCCATCACCGCCCACCTCCGCGCCGGCAGGGtggccgccgcgcgccgcctgttcgacgaaatgccggAGCGGAACGTGTTCACGTGGAACTGCATGATCTCCGGCCTCGTGGGGAACCGGATGCTCGCGGACGCGCGGAGGGCGTTCGACGCGATGCCCGCGAGGAACTCGGTCTCCTGGGCGGCGCTGCTGACGGGGTACGCTCGGCACGGGAGGGTCGCCGAGGCCAGGGAGCTCTTCGATCGGATGCCGGACCGCAACGTGGTCTCCTGGAACGCGATGATGTCAGGGTACGTGCGCAACGGGATGGTCGAGCGAGCGCGCGAGCTGTTTGACGCGATGCCGTCCAGGAACGACGTCTCGTGGCTGACTATGGTCTCCGGTTACATCAGGAGGCGGCGCGTCCGCGAGGCGAGGGAGCTCTTTGACTGCGCGCCTTCCCCGTCGACTTCTGTGTGCAACGCGTTGCTGTCGGGTTACGTCGCGCTTGGTTGCATGAAGGACGCCGAGGAGCTGTTTGGTCGGATGCGGAGACGGGACCCTGTCTCGTGGAATGTTATGATCACTGGCCATGCGCGGGCTGGGAGGATGCAGGTTGCGCAGAGCCTGTTCGATGAGATGCCGCAGAAGGACACCATATCTTGGACCGCCATTATGCGCGGGTATCTGCAGAATGGAGACGTCGACGCTTCATGGAAGGTGTTCCAGGAAATGCCTGATCGGGATGCTGTTGCTTGGAACACAATGATCGGTGGTTTTGTGCAGAGCGAGAGGGTGGATGATGCCTTGAGATTGTTTGCTGAGATGCCAGATAGGGATCTGGTATCCTGGAATACAATCTTGCAGGGCTATGTTCAAAATGGGGACATGGATGGCGCAAACACTTGGTTTAGAAGAATGCCAGAGAAAGATGAAACCTCGTGGAACACATTGATTTCCGGGTACAAAGATGAAGGAGCACTAGCTTTGCTGTCAGAAATGATCAGAGGAGGACTCAGGCCGGACCAAGCCACATTGAGTGTCGTCATTTCTATCTGCGCCTCACTTGTTGCACTCGGATGTGGAAAAATGGTGCATCTCCGTGCAGTCAAAACTGGCTTTGAGCACGATGCTTTGGTGATGAGCTCACTTATATCTATGTACTCCAAGTGCGGTCTAATTGCTGAAGCTTCCCAAGTTTTCGATGCGATGGTGCAGCGAGATACAGTGACATGGAATGCCATGATTGCGACGTATGCTTATCATGGTATGGCTGCTGAAGCTCTGAAACTCTTTCACAGGATGACTGAAGATGGGTTTCGTCCAGACCATGCAACATTTCTAAGTGTATTGTCTGCTTGTGCACACAAAGGCTATTTATATGAAGGTTGTCGCTATTTTAAAAGTATGCAAGAAGATTGGAACTTGATTCCGAGATCTGATCACTATTCCTGTATGGTTGATCTCCTAGGAAGATCGGGTTTTACACAGCAGGCTTATGCCTTCACAAGAACGATCCCATCGGACCTTCAAGTAAATGCGTGGGAGACACTGTTTAGCGCATGCAATGCTCATGGGGATGTTCAGCTTGGAGAAGTCATTGCAAATAATGTCCTTCAGGCGCAACCTTCTGATGGAGGAATGTATACACTATTGTCAAACTTATATGCTGCAAAAGAGATGTGGAGCAGTGCTGCCACTATTAGAGGATTCATGAAAGAACAGGGGTTAAAGAAGGAAACTGGGTGTAGTTGGGTTGAGCTGAAGGGAGAGGTTGCTTCCTTCTCAGCAAATGACAAAACACATCCCCTGATTGATCAGATATGCCAAGAGGTTGATAATCTTTCTGTCATGATAGAAGAGGCTACGTGA
- the LOC127308587 gene encoding protein LPA3 isoform X2: MLSMQRRTLRTCFHVCAVTGDQSTSNAFSAKFPSDYTELIMQAKEATESAFKDGKQLLEIEFPTAGLQSVPGDGEGGIEMTGSMLLIREFCDRFVPAEKATRTRIFFPEANEVTFARQSAFEGCSLKLDYLTKPSLFEDFGFTTKVKMADRVQPNDETFLVAYPYFNVNEMLVVEELYKEAVLSTERKMIIFNGELDRIRSGYYPPFFYPKLAELSKTFLPKLETVYYIHNFKGSKGGALFRCYPGPWKVLRKLGGSFICLHEQEEMPSLKEVALDILPSA, encoded by the exons ATGCTCAGTATGCAAAGGAGGACTTTAAGAACTTGTTTCCATGTCTGTGCTGTCACTGGGGACCAGAGCACCAGCAATGCCTTCAGTGCAAAATTCCCAAGCGATTACACAGAACTTATAATGCAG GCTAAAGAAGCTACAGAATCAGCTTTTAAGGATGGAAAACAGCTATTG GAAATAGAGTTTCCTACAGCAGGACTACAATCTGTTCCAG GTGACGGTGAAGGAGGAATTGAGATGACAGGAAGCATGCTTCTCATTAGAGAATTTTGTGATCGTTTTGTACCTGCCGAGAAAGCGACCCGGACAAGAATT TTCTTCCCTGAGGCAAATGAAGTTACTTTTGCAAGACAGTCAGCCTTTGAAGGCTGCTCATTAAAATTGGATTATCTAACAAAACCATCATTATTTGAAGATTTTGGTTTTACAACAAAGGTCAAAATGGCAGACCGCGTGCAGCCCAACGATGAGACATTTCTTGTGGCTTATCCCTATTTCAATGTCAATG AGATGCTTGTGGTGGAGGAGCTTTACAAGGAAGCAGTTCTTAGTACAGAACGGAAAATGATTATCTTCAATGGAGAACTAGATCGGATAAGAAGTGGAT ATTACCCGCCCTTTTTCTACCCAAAGCTAGCGGAACTTTCCAAGACATTTCTTCCGAAACTGGAGACAGTTTACTATATTCACAATTTTAAGGGATCCAAAGGAGGAGCACTTTTCAG GTGTTACCCTGGCCCTTGGAAGGTGCTAAGAAAACTAGGCGGCAGTTTCATTTGTTTGCATGAACAGGAGGAGATGCCTTCGCTGAAAGAAGTGGCCCTCGACATACTTCCTTCTGCCTAG
- the LOC127308588 gene encoding E3 ubiquitin-protein ligase SINAT2 produces MAPGSSIVTVVPESDCVDHGLSEALSSIRLDGESTSKPSWAASLVNVGLSSLTGLNDLLECPVCTNSMRPPILQCPNGHTICSSCKHRVDNHCPTCHQELGNIRCLALEKVAESIQLPCKYQSLGCPEIHPYQNKLKHEELCRFRPYSCPYAGSECLAAGDVPMLVSHLINDHKVDLHEGCTFNHRYVKSNPYEVENATWMLTVFKCFGQHFCLHFEAFLLGMSPVYMAFLRFMGEESEARNFCYSLEVGGNGRKLTWQGTPRSIRDGHKKVRDSFDGLIIHRNMALFFSSGTRQELKLRVTGRIWKEQ; encoded by the exons ATGGCCCCAGGAAGCAGCATTGTGACTGTAGTTCCCGAGTCAGACTGTGTAGACCATGGGCTCTCTGAGGCACTCAGTAGTATCAGGCTTGATGGAGAGTCTACAAGTAAGCCCTCTTGGGCTGCGTCACTTGTCAATGTTGGTCTATCGTCATTGACTGGCTTGAATGATTTGCTCGAGTGTCCAGTGTGTACAAACTCAATGCGGCCACCCATACTTCAG TGCCCAAATGGTCACACAATTTGCTCCAGCTGTAAGCATAGGGTAGACAATCATTGCCCTACTTGCCACCAGGAACTGGGAAATATCAGATGCTTAGCTCTTGAGAAGGTGGCTGAATCAATTCAGCTCCCATGCAAATACCAAAGCCTGGGCTGTCCTGAGATTCATCCTTACCAAAACAAACTTAAGCACGAGGAGCTCTGCAGGTTCAGGCCATACAGTTGTCCATATGCAGGTTCAGAATGCCTGGCCGCAGGTGATGTTCCGATGCTCGTGTCTCATCTCATAAATGACCATAAGGTGGACTTGCATGAAGGCTGCACCTTTAACCACCGTTACGTGAAGTCAAACCCTTACGaagtggaaaatgctacatggatGCTCACT GTTTTCAAGTGTTTTGGTCAACACTTCTGCCTCCACTTCGAGGCGTTCCTGCTGGGGATGTCGCCAGTGTATATGGCCTTCCTGCGTTTCATGGGCGAGGAGAGCGAGGCGCGGAACTTCTGCTACAGTCTGGAGGTTGGCGGAAATGGGCGGAAGCTGACGTGGCAGGGCACGCCCCGGAGCATCCGCGATGGCCACAAGAAGGTGCGGGACAGCTTCGATGGCCTCATCATCCACCGCAACATGGCTCTCTTCTTCTCTAGTGGCACCAGGCAGGAGCTCAAGCTGCGGGTGACCGGCCGCATCTGGAAAGAGCAATGA
- the LOC127308587 gene encoding protein LPA3 isoform X1, translating to MAMAISYSISNPPLTFKTSHLNKQVPNWRLPTIRSGDGSGGMLSMQRRTLRTCFHVCAVTGDQSTSNAFSAKFPSDYTELIMQAKEATESAFKDGKQLLEIEFPTAGLQSVPGDGEGGIEMTGSMLLIREFCDRFVPAEKATRTRIFFPEANEVTFARQSAFEGCSLKLDYLTKPSLFEDFGFTTKVKMADRVQPNDETFLVAYPYFNVNEMLVVEELYKEAVLSTERKMIIFNGELDRIRSGYYPPFFYPKLAELSKTFLPKLETVYYIHNFKGSKGGALFRCYPGPWKVLRKLGGSFICLHEQEEMPSLKEVALDILPSA from the exons ATGGCCATGGCAATCAGTTATTCAATCTCCAACCCACCACTTACCTTCAAAACTTCTCATCTTAATAAACAA GTTCCAAATTGGAGGCTTCCTACAATCAGAAGCGGCGATGGCAGTGGGGGTATGCTCAGTATGCAAAGGAGGACTTTAAGAACTTGTTTCCATGTCTGTGCTGTCACTGGGGACCAGAGCACCAGCAATGCCTTCAGTGCAAAATTCCCAAGCGATTACACAGAACTTATAATGCAG GCTAAAGAAGCTACAGAATCAGCTTTTAAGGATGGAAAACAGCTATTG GAAATAGAGTTTCCTACAGCAGGACTACAATCTGTTCCAG GTGACGGTGAAGGAGGAATTGAGATGACAGGAAGCATGCTTCTCATTAGAGAATTTTGTGATCGTTTTGTACCTGCCGAGAAAGCGACCCGGACAAGAATT TTCTTCCCTGAGGCAAATGAAGTTACTTTTGCAAGACAGTCAGCCTTTGAAGGCTGCTCATTAAAATTGGATTATCTAACAAAACCATCATTATTTGAAGATTTTGGTTTTACAACAAAGGTCAAAATGGCAGACCGCGTGCAGCCCAACGATGAGACATTTCTTGTGGCTTATCCCTATTTCAATGTCAATG AGATGCTTGTGGTGGAGGAGCTTTACAAGGAAGCAGTTCTTAGTACAGAACGGAAAATGATTATCTTCAATGGAGAACTAGATCGGATAAGAAGTGGAT ATTACCCGCCCTTTTTCTACCCAAAGCTAGCGGAACTTTCCAAGACATTTCTTCCGAAACTGGAGACAGTTTACTATATTCACAATTTTAAGGGATCCAAAGGAGGAGCACTTTTCAG GTGTTACCCTGGCCCTTGGAAGGTGCTAAGAAAACTAGGCGGCAGTTTCATTTGTTTGCATGAACAGGAGGAGATGCCTTCGCTGAAAGAAGTGGCCCTCGACATACTTCCTTCTGCCTAG